A stretch of the Malus sylvestris chromosome 10, drMalSylv7.2, whole genome shotgun sequence genome encodes the following:
- the LOC126587102 gene encoding uncharacterized protein LOC126587102, whose product MAPPVLPSPFLLKADINNKYLRYQLDSESDLHEIVQFSEDNENSRFIKFTTEKPNNEDYADKNYVHIKCSYNGNYLRRVDQNRLLVLAAAADRNETKDNWACTLFKVEPVGPPDSNNLITRCRLRHLQSDLLTRPFIENRFELRLNQKTPDAGGVDIYSVSQARC is encoded by the coding sequence ATGGCTCCACCTGTACTACCAAGCCCTTTTCTGCTGAAAGCAGATATCAACAACAAGTATTTGCGCTATCAACTAGATTCAGAAAGTGACCTTCATGAGATTGTCCAGTTTTCTGAGGACAATGAAAATAGCAGGTTCATAAAGTTCACCACCGAGAAGCCAAACAATGAGGACTACGCCGACAAGAATTATGTGCATATCAAATGCTCCTACAACGGCAACTACTTGAGAAGGGTGGACCAAAATAGGCTATTGGTCCTGGCCGCAGCTGCTGACCGAAACGAAACCAAAGACAATTGGGCTTGCACATTGTTCAAGGTCGAGCCTGTCGGACCACCTGACAGCAACAACCTAATCACGCGCTGCCGATTACGTCACTTGCAAAGCGACCTCTTAACTAGGCCGTTCATTGAAAACAGATTCGAATTACGCCTCAACCAAAAAACACCCGATGCTGGAGGGGTGGATATCTACTCAGTCTCCCAAGCCCGATGTTGA